A window of Procambarus clarkii isolate CNS0578487 chromosome 69, FALCON_Pclarkii_2.0, whole genome shotgun sequence contains these coding sequences:
- the LOC138355882 gene encoding uncharacterized protein: MDVVRSRYRPQSASTAAHRAPLLPPTELLYRRPQSASTAAHRAALRRPQSASTAAHRAPLPPPTERSTAAHRAPLPSPTERLYPRPQSCSTPAHRAPLPPPTERLYRRPQSASTAAHRAPLPPPTKRPLPPSTELLYRRPQSASTAAHRAPPTAAHRAPLPPPTERLYRSPQSASTAAHKAPLPPSTELLYRRPQSASTAAPQSCSTAAHERLYPAHRAALPPPTRAPLPPPTELLYRRPQSASTPAHRAALPPPTERLYRRPQSCSTAAHRAPLPPPTELLYPRPQSASTAAHRAPLPPPTERLYRRPQSASTAAHRAPLPPPTERLYRRPQSASTPAHRAPLPPPTELLYPRPQSASTAAHRAPLPPPTELLYPRPQSASTAAHRAALPPAHRAPLPPPTELLYPRPQSASTAAHRAPLPPPTERLYRRPQSASTAAHRAPLPPPTERLYPRPQSSSTPAHRTALPPPTELLAHTPWTLLSRLSHLARHRK; this comes from the coding sequence ATGGATGTGGTGAGGTCACGCTACCGCCCACAGAGCGCCTCTACCGCCGCCCACAGAGCTCCtctactgccgcccacagagttgCTCTACCGCCGCCCACAGAGCGCCTCTACCGCCGCCCACAGAGCTGCTCTACGCCGCCCACAGAGCGCCTCTACCGCCGCCCACAGAGCGCCTCTACCGCCGCCCACAGAGCGCTCTACCGCCGCCCACAGAGCGCCTCTACCGTCGCCCACAGAGCGCCTCTACCCCCGCCCACAGAGCTGCTCTACCCCCGCCCACAGAGCGCCTCTACCGCCGCCCACAGAGCGCCTCTACCGCCGCCCACAGAGCGCCTCTACCGCCGCCCACAGAGCGCCTCTACCGCCGCCCACAAAGCGCCCTCTACCGCCGTCCACAGAGCTCCTCTACCGCCGCCCACAGAGCGCCTCTACCGCCGCCCACAGAGCGCCTCCTACCGCCGCCCACAGAGCGCCTCTACCGCCGCCCACAGAGCGCCTCTACCGCAGCCCACAGAGCGCCTCTACCGCCGCCCACAAAGCGCCTCTACCGCCGTCCACAGAGCTCCTCTACCGCCGCCCACAGAGCGCCTCTACCGCCGCCCCACAGAGCTGCTCTACCGCCGCCCACGAGCGCCTCTACCCCGCCCACAGAGCTGCTCTACCCCCGCCCACAAGAGCGCCTCTACCGCCGCCCACAGAGCTGCTCTACCGCCGCCCACAGAGCGCCTCTACCCCCGCCCACAGAGCTGCTCTACCCCCGCCCACAGAGCGCCTCTACCGCCGCCCACAGAGCTGCTCTACCGCCGCCCACAGAGCGCCTCTACCCCCGCCCACAGAGCTGCTCTACCCCCGCCCACAGAGCGCCTCTACCGCCGCCCACAGAGCGCCTCTACCGCCGCCCACAGAGCGCCTCTACCGCCGCCCACAGAGCGCCTCTACCGCCGCCCACAGAGCGCCTCTACCGCCGCCCACAGAGCGCCTCTACCGCCGCCCACAGAGCGCCTCTACCCCCGCCCACAGAGCTCCTCTACCCCCGCCCACAGAACTGCTCTACCCCCGCCCACAGAGCGCCTCTACCGCCGCCCACAGAGCTCCTCTACCCCCGCCCACAGAACTGCTCTACCCCCGCCCACAGAGCGCCTCTACCGCCGCCCACAGAGCTGCTCTACCGCCCGCCCACAGAGCGCCTCTACCCCCGCCCACAGAGCTGCTCTACCCCCGCCCACAGAGCGCCTCTACCGCCGCCCACAGAGCGCCTCTACCGCCGCCCACAGAGCGCCTCTACCGCCGCCCACAGAGCGCCTCTACCGCCGCCCACAGAGCGCCTCTACCGCCGCCCACAGAGCGCCTCTACCCCCGCCCACAGAGCTCCTCTACCCCCGCCCACAGAACTGCTCTACCCCCGCCCACAGAGCTGCTCGCGCACACCCCCTGGACTCTACTCTCACGTCTAAGTCACCTTGCAAGGCACCGTAAATAA